A genomic window from Chitinophaga pollutisoli includes:
- a CDS encoding 2-oxoglutarate dehydrogenase E1 subunit family protein, producing MKDFSFVTNSHPAYIESLYNAYREDPASVDPEWIKFFEGFDFAVSNANGKAGAAATGTTALGVSNEQLTKELAVYRLIQAYRKKGHLIAKTNPIRERKDRQANLDLAHFGLTDADLKSEFYAGQIVGIGRAPSKRSFSM from the coding sequence ATGAAGGACTTTTCGTTTGTCACCAACTCGCACCCGGCGTACATAGAATCGCTGTACAACGCGTACCGCGAAGATCCGGCTTCGGTAGACCCGGAGTGGATCAAATTTTTTGAAGGATTCGACTTTGCAGTGAGCAACGCAAACGGGAAAGCAGGCGCCGCAGCCACCGGCACCACCGCTCTGGGAGTTTCGAACGAACAGCTGACCAAAGAACTGGCCGTTTACCGCCTGATCCAGGCCTACCGTAAAAAAGGCCATCTCATCGCCAAAACAAATCCCATCCGGGAAAGAAAAGACCGCCAGGCCAACCTCGACCTCGCACATTTCGGCCTTACCGACGCCGACCTGAAATCCGAATTCTATGCCGGTCAGATCGTAGGCATCGGCAGAGCCCCCTCGAAAAGATCCTTCAGCATGTAA
- the rpsT gene encoding 30S ribosomal protein S20 encodes MANHKATKKDVRQSRKRNERNRYYGKTTRNAIRDLKKLTDKAAASENLPEVISMIDKLAKRNVIHKNKAANLKSKLASKVNALA; translated from the coding sequence ATGGCAAACCATAAAGCAACGAAAAAAGACGTACGTCAGAGCAGAAAGCGTAATGAGCGTAACCGTTACTACGGCAAAACGACCCGCAATGCCATACGGGATCTGAAGAAACTGACCGACAAAGCTGCTGCTTCCGAAAATCTTCCGGAAGTGATCTCCATGATCGACAAACTGGCTAAACGTAACGTTATCCACAAGAACAAAGCAGCCAACCTGAAAAGCAAGCTCGCCTCTAAGGTGAACGCGCTCGCTTAA
- a CDS encoding M14 family metallopeptidase encodes MILNKLNRIWRPLALAALLSATTQTAEAQDLTTKYERTGARETVTYAECIRYWKMLVHRFPQLHIREIGATDAGFPLHLVTLSPDRDFDYASLRRKNRRIILINNGIHPGEPDGIDATMMLVRDLCLGKKKLPANVTLAIIPIYNIGGALNRTEYYRVDQNGPDAFGSRGNAQNLDLNRDFIKADSRNARTFHQIYHLTDPDVFVDNHVSNGADYQHIMTLLSTQYGKLGGPMGAYLHDTFEPALYKMMQEKGYDLLPYVNHFGPTPDSGWTAFADGPRYSSGYTTLFHTFGFVPETHMLKPYKQRVEATYALMECFIRFTSDNSARIRDLREATKVAVKTQERFPLSWEPDTNKPQWYTFKGFEAGYKPSEVSGLPRLFYDRTKPYEKKIRIFNHFEPGNFVTKPEAYVIPQGWWAVIELLQGNKVHMRRLERDTTIEVETYTIRDFRTSPTPYEKHYLHSGVKTSVSMQKIAFRKGDYYIPMNQAANRYLVETLEPGARILSSPGISLTRCWVRKKGIHLMFSKIRRGNSCARIPRCGRHWRLVAPAIPPLPRVAPHS; translated from the coding sequence TTGATTCTCAACAAACTAAACCGGATCTGGCGCCCCCTCGCGCTGGCGGCCCTCTTGTCAGCCACCACCCAAACAGCTGAGGCCCAGGATCTTACCACGAAGTACGAACGCACCGGGGCACGCGAAACCGTCACCTACGCCGAATGCATCCGCTACTGGAAGATGCTCGTCCACCGGTTCCCGCAACTCCATATCCGGGAAATCGGAGCCACCGATGCAGGGTTCCCCCTCCACCTCGTCACCCTTTCCCCCGACCGCGACTTCGATTATGCCAGCCTCCGCCGCAAAAACCGCCGGATCATCCTCATCAACAACGGCATTCACCCCGGCGAGCCCGACGGCATAGACGCCACTATGATGCTCGTCCGCGACCTCTGCCTGGGCAAAAAGAAGCTCCCGGCCAACGTTACCCTCGCCATCATCCCCATTTACAACATCGGCGGCGCACTCAACCGCACGGAATATTACCGGGTCGACCAGAACGGCCCCGATGCCTTCGGCTCCCGCGGCAACGCCCAAAACCTGGACCTGAACCGCGATTTCATCAAAGCGGATTCCCGCAACGCCCGGACTTTCCATCAAATCTACCACCTCACCGACCCCGATGTATTTGTGGACAACCATGTGAGCAACGGCGCTGATTATCAACACATCATGACCTTGCTCTCCACCCAGTACGGCAAGCTCGGCGGCCCCATGGGCGCCTACCTGCACGATACTTTCGAACCGGCGCTGTATAAGATGATGCAGGAGAAAGGGTACGACCTGCTCCCCTACGTCAACCACTTCGGGCCGACGCCTGACAGCGGGTGGACCGCCTTCGCCGACGGTCCCCGGTATTCCAGCGGGTATACAACGCTTTTCCACACCTTCGGCTTCGTACCCGAGACACACATGTTGAAGCCCTACAAACAACGCGTGGAGGCCACGTATGCCCTCATGGAATGTTTCATCCGGTTCACGTCGGACAACAGCGCCCGTATCCGGGACCTGCGGGAGGCGACTAAAGTGGCGGTCAAAACGCAGGAGCGGTTCCCCCTGAGCTGGGAACCCGATACGAATAAGCCGCAATGGTATACTTTCAAGGGGTTCGAAGCGGGTTACAAGCCCAGCGAAGTGTCGGGTTTGCCGAGGCTTTTTTACGACAGGACGAAGCCTTATGAGAAAAAGATCCGGATATTCAATCACTTTGAGCCGGGTAATTTTGTGACGAAGCCGGAGGCCTATGTCATTCCGCAGGGTTGGTGGGCAGTAATTGAGTTGCTGCAGGGCAACAAAGTGCACATGCGGCGGCTGGAGCGGGATACCACGATCGAAGTGGAGACGTATACGATCCGGGATTTCAGGACATCGCCCACGCCTTACGAGAAACATTACCTGCATTCCGGGGTGAAGACGAGCGTTTCGATGCAAAAAATCGCGTTCCGTAAAGGGGATTATTATATTCCTATGAACCAGGCGGCCAACCGGTATTTGGTAGAGACGCTGGAACCGGGGGCGCGGATTCTTTCCTCGCCTGGAATTTCTTTGACGCGGTGCTGGGTCAGAAAGAAGGGTATTCATCTTATGTTTTCGAAGATACGGCGGGGGAATTCCTGCGCGCGCATCCCGAGGTGCGGGAGGCATTGGAGGCTCGTCGCGCCAGCGATACCACCTTTGCCAAGAGTGGCTCCGCACAGTTGA